gaatatttaggtatagttaacgtatgattcagtccctctatcgtgagttccgactagatggcaggtcatggataaatcgtcaaacctcaacatccgtcatatgatagatttgattagctcaagtccagatgtgatgtctatgaaaactcttttccatcaatcactctactgtggccacagattcatggacttagcttctcaaattttataggactactcatctctatcaaggttgatagctcctatcttgatgtgcattctactcctacagtggaccaactatcgccaatatccactacaagggctcattgagacccatgtttatgtgtcaatcaaacttcagcagcctcactgcgagcagtagtaccttctcaagtcaaaagatcagacacacaactacagcatcgagacaatcactgacgattgaataaaaattcaaataatctttcgtatgatcacgcttagtgctagttgttctctaacaaccatccgcactcatCGTCTTATATctttacacagtagattagagatctatctatctcgaaggaagcgattTGTATGTCAGTCTATTCAGATCTGTCACcgtcctcataatgatcctatgatcgagagcttctaagaattaaatacatgtctctaattctcaacatcttgagagtatgtatcgaaactaatttcatggataattTTAGGACACattacatttgaatgaaaaaaaaaatatccttttattgatcatatcaatatattaagtacaaaattgtgcccTAGATTGATTAcaatatatcagccatattgacttctgggacatacatctaacatgtgtgaccccgtaggttctattttgtctgctagtgagaaatattttgattaccattaaaatatcattaaaattattttcaatagattgaaataatttcaactcaccaattaagaattattgactatcaaaataatttttgttggtcCCACGATCCACTAGTGATGCCTATCAACATATAgcggcaatccagcagaatagaagGTGTAGTCCTTTCCATCAGGTGTGGTTAGCAtgtgattcaatttttttatcatgactttcgacaagatggagattatgaaaaattcgtcaaactccatcatctgtcatatgtaaaATTTGTTTGacttgagtttatttgtgaaatttgatgaaaattatttttcatcattcacTCTGTCTTGATCAAGATCTTCAGAACTcaatttcataaatcacataggattaCTTCTTaactactaagattgatagatcctatctagataaacatcctattcctacaataaacCTACTGCGACCAACATACATCTGTGTTGCATGCCTCGACCATTCAGCAAAATAATCACTGACCCTTCCCACCATTCATATAGCTACCTCGAATAGAAATGGACAACTGAATTATGGATATTCCCATCCAACATAAATGATGTGCATGCCAATGCTGTGCGCTCTGAACTTTTCTGCCAGTAGTATTTTTCCCTCAAGCTTTTTCCTAGTCAATCTTCTAAAAATCAAATTAGCCGGAATCGAGAGTTTTAGGATAGCTGCCATTTAAATTAGAACTTAATGCCAACAAATGACCTGATTGTTTGAGCAAGGTTTTCAACGGTTTAAAGAGAAATTCACTTTAACTCTTATCTACCTTATGAAGTTTATAACTAATGCATTGAGCATGAGAGAGATGATGGATGATTGTGATCCACTCATTTACATAATAGAGACGAGAAAGTTGATAAATGTCTATTTTTTTGGGATTGTTCTTAAGATTAGTACCATGATTTTATCAGGCAGAAAAGTGCAGAAAGAGATGGTGTTGAGATGCTAAACTTTTTGAATTTATGAGTATCCTAGTTTTCAGTAAATGATTCGTTCAAGATTTTCTTTACCTTAAAATCAAGAGATTGGCTCAATcatgatatgtatatatatatatatatatatatatatatatatatatatatatatatatatatatatatatatatatatatatatatatatatatatatatatatatatataaaataaccaTTTCTTCGACAAagctgaatatatatatatatatataataataataataataataacaacattTGGATGCTTTAGAAGCAGAAGACATGATGTACATGAACAAGGGTCAATGAAAACAAATAAAACTAGCAGTCATGCAGTGTGTATGAGGATATGCATGGGGCTGGTTTTCTTTCTTAGTGTGCTTGAATAATTTCTAACATTTTGTATTTTATTGAGACTCTCAATGAAGCTTGAATAAACTGTAATCAAATGTAACTAACATTTATCATCAATATATACCAAACAAAATAAGAAAGCAGACACAGGAACTAGGCTGGTCCTACCAATTGTAtcctgaattttgattctcatgGATTATACACCAATAATTACAACTTGTAAGTGCAGAGGTTTCTTCTTCATCATACATCTATAATTACAACTTGTAAGTACAGAGCTTTCATCTTGTTGTTTATTTCTCTGTTTCTGATCATATATCCATAATCAATTGGAGCTGGCCGTTGGCATCTGGGATCTGCAAATAGGGCAGAGGCTGCTTGTCTCAAGCCAGCGGATGATGCACCAGCTGTGGAAGGTATGTGAACAGGGCATCCTGCTCACCTTCGCCTGGGCATCAAACTCCATCAAGCATATCACGCACTCCTCCTCCCGAACACCATCTCCTCGGCCATATGTGAAACACTCAAGACAAGAACCTCTCGCCGGCACACCATGGCCGGCATCGAGACCCTCGGAAAGAACGTAATCATGCACATCCCCATCCATCTCCTCATCTTCCTCCGGAGGATTCTCCAGCATCCACTCATGCATGACTCGGACATCTTCATTGGACTCAGAGGGTCTGAAAAGCATGCCCATGTGGAGGAGCAGCTCGAGCGCCGATACAGCCGTCATCTGCACGGCGATTCGGGAGGAGAAGAGGCGCAGCAGGACGTCACAAAGCGCGCAATCTGGTTGATAGACGCCATGGATGCGGGCTGCCACGAAGGAGAAAATCACCGGAAGAGCCCTGAATAACGGGGTGTGGCCCAGATGGAAGCGATGGATCGTGGTGGGGACGATGGCGAGGGTGTCGTCCCAACAATAGAAGTTGGTGGGGCGAATCCGGACGACGACTTGGGGTTGGACTTGTGAAGCGAGCACTCCACGGGCTTCCAAGTAGATGATCGAATCCCCCAGAAGGTGGCTCTCAGAAATCGCCATGGCCGTTCTTGATCTCCCTTCTCTGTCTCTTTCTTGACTCCTGTTCGCCATCGAGAAACAGAGGCTTTGGAACGGCGAGGAAGGCAAGGAATGTACAAATATCGGGGCTTTAATGAAACCAACGGTCCAATTTTCAAAACACTAACGGCCCAATTCGAAATAGAGTATGGACGGGTCCTGATTTCCAAATCCAAGTGGGAATTAAACCTACCATCCAATTGTTAAACCAGCGGCCCATATGGGGCAGGTCCTGATTTCTCAAGAAGGCAAGGAATTAATAAGCATCGGGGCTTTAATGAAACCAACGGTCCAATTTTCAAATACTGACGGCCCAATTCGGAACAGAGTATGGGTGGGTCCTGATTTTGAAATCCGAGTGGAAATTAAACCAACCAGCCAATTGTTAAACTAGCGGCCCATATGGGGCAGGCCCTGATTTCCCAAGAAGGCAAAGAAATTAATAAGCATTGGAGCTTTAATGAAACCAACGGTCCAATTTTCAAAATACTAACGGCCCAATTCGGAACAGAGTATGGGCGGGTCTTGATTTCCAAATCTGAGTGGGAATTAAACCAACCATCCAATTGTTAACCAACGGCTCAATTTCGACCGTTCCTATGGGGCAGGCCCAATTTCGACCGTTCCTATGGGGCAGGTCCTGATTTCCCAAGTACTGGAAATTAAAGTAACGGTCCAATTTTTAAACCAATGGCCCAATTTCGAACCAATTTGTGTGGGGCAGGTCCTGATTTCGAATCCGACCCTGGGTAGGATTGATAGGTCCAGAAAATTAGCAACCATAATATAAGATAGGGTCATTCTTGCTGCAAAGATGCTGTATCTATTGAAGTCGTTGAGCTTAAGCTTCCAGATAAATTTCAAACTAATGAAATTTATGCTAAGATAGACAGCTTTATTCTTAAGATGTTAGAGACTACACCTAATGAAAATTTCAAActaataattttgaatgaaatgatAATTTGATACAAATGAAATAATTTTATGCTAAATAATGATAGGAATTATTTATTTTAACCTAAATAATTTAATGAGGCATGTAGAAGAACTATTGTAAGAACAAATCTTCCCCTCTCATGTACATACCCAGCAAGGTCATCCCCAGGTAAAATGAAACAAACCAAGCCCAAACCTCCTATCATGAGCCCAGTCACATGGAGGTCTGACCTAAAAAAACTCATTCAGTTTACCCAGAGTTGAGGAGGagcgaagaaaaaaagaaaaaaaaattgattgaggAGAAAGAAACTCAAGAGAAAGgacagtaatatatatatatatatatatataaccaagccCAAACCTCCTATCACGAGCCCAGTCACATGGAGGCCTGACCTAAAAAAACTCATTCAGTTTACCCAGAGTTAAGGAGGagcgaagaaaaaaagaaaaaaaattgattgaggAGAAAGAAACTCAAAAAAAAGgacagtaatatatatatatatatatatatattggataaGAAGAACAATAGAATTTGAGAATTTCTCACGATGTCTAATTTGTCTTGCATCCAACATGTTAGATCTAGATTAATTCACGAGGATCACTGAAGTTGATGTAGACCACTCTAGCCATTACGAATAGGGTCGTACAGGGTGCAGAAGCAAAACTCACCATATCGAAAAGCCAATTCGCAAGTCAAACTTTTGGAGACCATAACTTAGTCATATAACATTCAATTTTGatgatctttttatttttgaaattgagcaatttttcaaaaattacaaTATGATGCCCCAAATGATCAAGGTAAAATTCTTTCATCTGGTCCCCAAAATAGGCCGTTTAATCCGAAAAtatatcttttggataagactttgaTTGAGCGTAGCTTCCAATTCGAGTAGAATCCTATGAAGCAATAGTATATAAAATTGATATAGAAATCGAGATCTatcttatgaaaaattttaattttttttggattatttgTATTAGACACATCTATTTTAAGCAAAAGTCTCGTTAGAGATAAAAAAAGAATCCGACTCAATTCGTTTAAGGACGGATCTCGTTATTATAAATAGAGGATatgtatcttttttttaaaattaataaaaaaataaaaaaaaagatatgagctataattttgaaaatttttcttttcttctatttttttttttttgaatgaactGAGTTGAGTAGATTCTTCCTTCTCTTGACCAAATTATAGGTTCATTATATAGACTCCGATAACTTGGGAAGGTTCATAATGATGTTGGACCTAGACCTAGCATAACACTCTAGGGAATGAAAGCCTTGATGGCCTACCATGCTGGCACCTCATGCAAGTCCCACAAAACAAAGTTCTTAATTGTAGTATTTTATGGGtgctatataaaatattttatgctaCACATGAATGCTCAAGGGCCTTTGCTGGGTTATGGGTAGTGCACGTGACATTTTATGCTTCGGGAGACGAGGTTAAATAGGATTAATAAACAACTAGAGAAGTCTTTTGCTGGTGGGAGGTTCGACTTGTGGGCTATTCGGCTTCTGGAGGTGGTTGCCTAGTGATGCTAGGTCGATTTTTTCTAAGAGTAGAATTCACTAATGACTAACCTAAGTAAAAGGGCACATTTGGTGGTTGGTGAGATTTTACCAGCAAATGAAGGTTCTGAGCAGcctagatttttttcttttttttttttttgagataacggGAGGTAAGATAGGCacctattgaaaattatatctcaaaatcaatcattagtctgttgatgattgtgctcatatttataaaatatatataaatttttattaataaaagttatttaacttttttgtcacattttgtccatcttatttgaactcctatgttgtgacgaagtctttaggactgtttaatcaacaaaggaggatttatcatttagtccttaaaacatgttcgtgaccaaatgatatactgttaataggacgatagcaatatcaaatataggttgttgtatgccatatagattggttgtcctcttaaccaagaaatttgaaaatattggtatggcatgcagatgaaatgtaggagtacattcgcaccgAACGTGACtatttatcgagcactctgctatcaagagtagctcgtgaagggtatggatatatggggccctctgatctgagatcattatggtgatttgtaagcaactcactgtactttggtgtcagaccatctgaatttttaattcagtgacggaagatttctgagtgcagtcaagtacttatcaagtcggtgcatgagtcaagatgggattgacccctctgaataagtaggagttaatatatcagtgtattttaatttaataaaatcttgatcaagataatccatatgatggatttaaaaggttgaaatacaatatagttgattatattaggattgatagttaaaccttaggtcaccttgagcattagggtcaaagggatgaattatacagtaaccatacaccagtaggttctagaatgttgctttacaatcttttgacctatccggacgtcaggtctcattgttagatggttacatcaattagtataggaagttgttcctatgctaccgacttaggttcgaatctatagggttacacatattagaagatttggtttgaTCGGATGACTGAAGAGTCCATTTAGATtgggactctagtgtagagtcccaCTGAATTAAGACTTTACTGTTAATGGaggatttattagcaattagattgctaattgactcagtttgattgagcgaagagctttggatcaagtctaattgaattggattcaatttgacttagattgggtttgatttgatcaagcctaattgcaagaaaaatttgttcctaatttgatcagaactttgattcagttaattcctaattgggttagaaatttattaagatgattggatttttaattagattaggttccttcctctcattgggttcaaaccagatttaatttgatttagaatcaaattgaaaatgaacaGTCCCAGCTAGCAGGGACTCTATCTTCCCCCTTGTGTCACCCTGGACCCACCTTTTCCTTTCAATGCCAAAAGAGTTTTGGCATATGATTTTTGGGCGTGAGGAGAGAGGGCACAGATAGGGTGGGCAgcaagcatgatgagtcatggtccttatcttcttcctaatttgaatgcgatctgaattagagataaggagataagatggAAAGAGATCCGTTTTAAATAGAAAGATGAGTGGTGTCTAATTTTATTTCCCTATGTGCGTGAGAATTTTTAGTTGGCGTGAGAAAGGcctgatttctttctcacaccatcATATAATTTTTCAAAGTTTGGGACGCCACAATTGGGTGTGGCATATAGTCTTTTGGCGCCCCCCCTCTTGACCTAAACCCTAATCCCTTATTATAAATAGGGGCTCCAATGGTTGGACGCCCCATATGAGAACTAGTTGAAaattagtttcttctccatcgctctcttctctcttctctcttctcttcctcctctgattcttcttcttctttagagtgtccaagagatcaaaagaagaaaagaaagatcagccttcaaagatccttACGAGCTAGTACTCTTGAGGAGCCTGATCTACAATCAGTCTTTGTGTGGACGATTTGTAGAGGCCGAACACCTTTATGGGGTTGTGAACAATCTGAAGGAGCAcctatccatgtgatagattagTAGAAATCAGCAAACTACACTTCGATAATGATTTCTGAACTTGTTAGATCAGGTTTcattagatctaagggttagatctaatgTAGAGCATCGGTATGATtgatgctgatttttatttttagatctttatatcatattaaatcatatcatagatcttggcatggtagtttagattagattttgtaCATGTAATGtaggttaaattgtttaatctaatagatccgctgtgaaaattttttaaattgcaTATATAGAACTGTCCTACTTTTTCTTCAATTATTATCAGAGCTATTGTTCCTTATGAtatgatttcatatatttttagatctgattttatgttatttagattagatctaaataagttttattttcagatctgatatttgatcagtcctgtacatgttagattagatgatctgagtagcaaaatactcggattggataatcaccaggtcatccgatcataggagcaaatagGGTTATATGATCTTCTTCTCCCATTCAATGGAGTACTCTTATGGCATATACggatgccactgtgaggtctcatgaagaagaaagtaaaaagaaaaacttacttttctgcaaaactctagatcttgaaatcttaggatttgttatatgtgatgcaagttgtaaagaaaaataattatatctagtcttaataattaaaattattttgatttgaaatcataaaaaatttagatgtgatctaaaagattttatgatttaatgtaaaaaatttacatgagaaatagtttcaaaatttaacctaaatttatgttgatgctgaaacttaattaagaattaagtatagaatcgattaaatctagaattgtgatttaagatctaataacattgcataaaataggggggcatgggttagctcaaatcagatcctcttaattgggttagatctaaggttagaatcaaagagttaatggatcatatagagaaattgattaaatctaaccaaatattgaattagattaaatcagaatttttctaaaatcagtacaatagttatagatggttaagtccatatctttgattagactaaatggaccttgattgtggctcagtggttgaatccaaatcattagaCTGGTCGAATCaatactaattaaccaattgatgtctaagataagtttgacatttcgatcaaTGATTTTTACTTGGGAGCAGTTTActtagccatttcgatggtgtctaaggtaagcttatcataccctcccatcgatctcacttacttggccaatgtggtagattatgtcttgattagaccgctaagtgattcgagttgatccatgccattaaggttgatcagtaggATTGATCTAAGTGttagttcaaccagcatgaccttaatccaattcaatgacttggtgaagtcagtgggaggattgtggtttactgattatctcttttcttctcttctgtaaattcataaattaaatcttctaaattattagatccataaaatgagatagttatgatgataactaaatcatagcctcccattaagt
Above is a genomic segment from Elaeis guineensis isolate ETL-2024a chromosome 1, EG11, whole genome shotgun sequence containing:
- the LOC114912798 gene encoding uncharacterized protein, producing MAISESHLLGDSIIYLEARGVLASQVQPQVVVRIRPTNFYCWDDTLAIVPTTIHRFHLGHTPLFRALPVIFSFVAARIHGVYQPDCALCDVLLRLFSSRIAVQMTAVSALELLLHMGMLFRPSESNEDVRVMHEWMLENPPEEDEEMDGDVHDYVLSEGLDAGHGVPARGSCLECFTYGRGDGVREEECVICLMEFDAQAKVSRMPCSHTFHSWCIIRWLETSSLCPICRSQMPTASSN